The DNA region TTCTTTGCTACCCCCTTAAACAGGAAACACATTATGTTACTAGCCTCTACATCATAAGTAACTTGTCTATGCTAATCAGCCCATGCgtgattttatttgataaatttgtgaaGCTGATACTTTCTGAAGGAACAAACTGATCATGCCATGTCTTCTTTCAGCCTGAGGTTGTCCGTCGTGTAGAGAGAGATTTGCAGAACATCATGGCTGGTGGAACAGCTGAGAATATTGATATCCTTTTGTCTTGCTAACTCTTTGCAATTTTCATACATATATGCACTATCCTTTTCTGCCAATAGCAACTATAGCTGTTCTATAGAAGTTATTGACAATAATTTAGCAGATGTAGTTATATTGTGAAAGAATATACAACAACAGTCTTGGTCAATTAGCTTCAGTAGATTTGAACTTCTCTATAAGATATTTTTCATCTATGGTTCTGCTACTGTCACTATAATACAAAACTTCATTGATAATTAATATCAACCAGCCTTGAAGGGTTTATGATGGAGATCAAATCAAGTGACtgatctccattatctctttaagaaataaataatttagacAGTTTCAACCATAGACCTCTTCGAATTATTGTTCTTCTTTAAGTTTTAATCCCACTTCTCATCTTCCATTTTCTCCTGTCTTCTCTATTTTGTGTTGAACTGCATACTCCATGTCAGTAATTGTGAACAAAGTTTTTACATTGCTATATGTTGATAGTTAGTGGTTACTACATGGTGTGTTGGTGAATATTCCTTGACTGAGTGTTACGTGTTGAAATGGTTGAACCCGGGGAATATGGCGATGAAGCTGCTCGCAATGCGAGTAAGAAAGTGGCATCTGCACCTTTAGCAAAGCCTGATGCGCCTGAAGCAGGAACGGCTGGTGGGGAGCCTGATGGGAGTGATACTGATGAGACTGATGATTCTATGTGAACCAAACATGAATGGAGAATATGCCAATGGCCTATATTGAATTGGTGAAGGGATAAAACTGTGTCAGCTATGTCTCCTATGCAGAATCTTGGTCTCCAACTTCTGTGCCGACTCCTCCAACACAAGGTTCTAATCAGTGCTTCATTTTGTATGTCTAAGTTACTCTGTGGAGATCTATTTCGCTGTTTCTGACAGTTTCAGATAGTCTGTCACCTGACAATCTTGtttttttgataatttgatGAGAAATTGAGAATGTTACTGTATTTTACTCTTATGTACGTGAAAAGGTCGTGTAATTTGTGTTTTATCATATTGTAAAGTGATATATAACCGAGGTGTGTGTCGGCTTATTAGTAGAGTGGTTAGTGTCCGAGGTTTAGTCTCGGTTTAGAGTGGCACACTCGGGCCTGCACCGCCTACCCCACCTAGCACCCTCCATGTCAGCCGTTCAAGTCAACATCTGAAACAATCATATGtaaaattacattaataatAACTAAAAATAGTGAATATCTCATTAATCTCGCGTAGATTTCTTAATTTTCTTCAAcgataaaaaaattagtaattaaatatAGAGAAACTAATAACTAGTTGCCGGTTCAATTTAATCAAAAAATTTATATCATATACTATTATCTGAATTGAGACACATTCATCGAAATCGCACTCGTTTCTATTTTCACCTTTGTGATAATCTATTTTTAAGTCAATTCGACGGACACCTTCGCGAAAAGTTGATGGAAATTTCCTGATACTTTTCTTTGAAATTTATTCtgaatttaaatttgatatCCAAATTTTACATGCATATCCCCTTGCCCTTTATTAAAAGCAAATGCATCATCACCTAACCAAGTCAATATTATTGGTCCCCTAAGTTAAATTGCAGACTTAATTATCATCCACATTTTCTAATCAAGATCCTTGTGGAGTAAGTTATAGAGattattattgatttattaCTTAACTAAATCAAGAAAAGTCTTGCATTACTCTTTGATGGATCGATTAATTTTCACTAAGGTCGAACTGGAAATtagtttgaactttgaaatATGACTCAATCAATTAGCTCCATAtttgtaataaaatattttttcatattcTCACGAatatcaaaaataaaacaaatactacGATTTTAAATTATTGGAACTCTTTGTAATAATCATTTCCTTATTTCCAcgtgcctctctctctctctctctctctctctctctctctctctctctctctctctctctctctctctctctctctctctctctctctctctctctctctctctcacacacacacacacacacacacacaagccACCGCAGCCTCTGTGTCAAACTCGCCTCCTATATAACTTTATAAGCATACATAAATATGTAAACCTTTGAAATATCCAAACAAGAAAGGGCTATAGTTATATTTCATTCAAAGAATTTACGCCTACAGTCACAACTAACTCTCAAATCTCTCTCTTTCCCCCAAGATTGCTCCTTGCCAGCAATTTTCTTGCATTGAGGTATAAAGATTCCGCCTTTTCATCTCTTTCTCCACATGGGCTTTGATATTTGTTTGTTTCACATGGATTGTGTCCCATTTCATTGCGTTTCTTGAACTTTTTTGCTTGATTGGTGGTGTGTAAAGGTATTTTTGTTCTTGAATCTCTGCAGTTAGATGCTTTAGGCTCTACTATGTCTATGTCTGAAATGTGTGTGTGAATAGTGATTATTGCTCTCCTGCAAATTGTTTCCAACTTGTTTATTTCTGGTGTAATGCAGCATAACCTATTCCAATCCAAAATTCCAAACAAATAAACCTTGTTTATGTTTTCATTCATTTGCAGAAGAAAGCAAGTGTTGTTGGCTGTTTTGGAGTTGCATGGATGTATGTCGTTCCATCCCTCCCACGGTTACCTGTGACTTAGCCAACTCCTTCCAATCCATCCCTTCAAATCTGATTAACAATGACAAGATtaataagcccaacaatcaccAACACATTCAAGTTGAGTGTGATGACAGCAAATGTATgtttgatgaagatgatgatatGGTGAGCCCTATGGCTGGATCATTGATGGGGAGAATCCCACATTCTCCGAAACACGAGGCAGCTATAAAGTTGCAGAAGGTTTACAAGAGTTTCAGAACCAGGAGAAAGTTAGCTGATTGTGCAGTTCTCATTGAGCAGAGATGGTGGAAGCTGCTAGACTTTGCAGAGCTCAAGCATAGCTCTGTTTCCTTCTTCGATATAGACAGGCGCGAGACTGCCATCTCGCGTTGGTCAAGGGCTCGAACGAGGGCTGCAAAGGTAGAATTCGAGTTGAATTGTGACACACTGATTACAACATTGCTCTGATTAAGTTCCTAACAATGCTCAAATTTGGCCTAATCTGCAGGTTGGAAAGGGGCTGTCCAAGAATGGAAAAGCTCAGAAACTTGCTTTGCAGCATTGGCTTGAAGCTGTGAGTAAATCCACCACTTTTTGAACTTTTGTTTTAGTTATTCTTgatttgattgggaagttatACTGATTTTGATTGAATTTGGTTTCAAACAGATTGATCCACGGCACCGTTATGGCCATAATCTCCATATCTATTATGTTAAATGGCTGAATTCACAAAGCAAAGAGCCCTTCTTTTATTGGTGAGCATCTTTGAACTTTTACATTTGTTTATCTTGCTCCCAAGAAGATGTGATTTCTATATCTTACTGTACTGACTAGTTACTTGAAATTATGTAGGCTAGATATAGGAGAAGGGAAAGACATAAATCTTGTCGAGAAGTGCCCTCGTTCGAAGCTTCATCAGCAGTGCATCAAGTATCTTGGCATGGTATGTCTATTAGTCCTTGATCACTTCAGATTTCTGCAAAAAGCAGTAGATAACCAAATTTAGTGTTTGAGAGGATTTGCTTTCTAAATTTGGCTGTGTTTTTGGCATTATAGATGGAACGGAAGGCGTATGAAGTTGTGATTGAGGGTGGGAGGCTCTTGTACAAGCAGACGTGGGAGCCCCTCGACACCACCAGGGTTTCTAAGTGGATTTTTGTCCTCAGCACGTCGAGGACATTGTATGTTGGGAAGAAAAGGAAGGGAACATTCCAACACTCGAGTTTCTTGGCTGGCGGTGCTACACTTGCTGCAGGGAGGATAGTGGCTAAAAATGGATTCTTGAAGGTAATACTAATTCACATTTATGCGTCTTATGTATGTGACTTATGACTTAtgagtaaaggtcaaaattaaaacattcactttttgaaaatcggGTCCAGAACATTTGAAATCGTTATCGAAGTGGTCCTTTTCCGtcaaaaactaacggtcaacgcctaattaatgattttttaaacttaattaatatactaatgcataattaattaaacaaaattaaatataaaattaataaaatgctaAGAAATTCCAAAATCGACCACAAACATCTCTACACGTAAGGCAGCACCGCGGCGGAAATTTAAAGGGGAGAGAGATTGAATTGTTGAGCAACGGCGGACAGTTAAGGTTCCAGAAATTAATTAGAGAAAGATATGAATTTGAGTAAGATTGATTAAGAaggagggagagaagagagggcaTTGATGGTCGAGCTGGAAGACGGAGAGAGGATGACAATGGGTTGGACCGAGGCAAGAGGAGCGACGATGAGGTCATGGAGCAGCAATACTGCCCGACTGACAACGAGCAGGCAGAGGCGACGGAAGCGAAACCATCTTCCGGCAACAGCGACCGCGTCGGCGGAGATAACAACGCCGGACCGCCGAGAAagaaaattgagagagagatgaggaaGACCGAAAGGAATGGGGGTTGATGGCGACAACAATGGTGGACGGCGACGGTTTTGATCTCGGATAGCAGCAATGCGGAGAAACACACGATGACGACGATTTGTGGAGGAGCGAGCAGAGAGAGAAAGACGCAATGCCGTTGAGCGccggagagaagagagagattcCGATTTAGGAAGAACGAATGAGAGatggaagagaagaagaagagggagaaAATAGTCGATTTGGAATTTCTtagcattttattaattttatatttaattttgtttaattagttatgcattagtatattaattaagttaaaaaatcattaattaggCTGTGACAGTTAGTTTTTGACAGAAAAGGACCACTTCGATAACGATTTCAAATGTTCTTGACCTGATTttaaaaaagtgaatgttttggaccaaattcgtattctGACTATATGTTTATGACCAATTTTGATATTTactctaaactaattaatttacTGAATTTTCGACAGGCAGTGTGGCCTCACAGTGGTCATTACAAGCCAACACcagaaaatttccaaaatttcaTATCATTTCTCAGGGAGAACAATGTTGATCTCAGTGATGTCAAGGTATGAAGAACTACCAACCCCTTTCATGCCTGTTTGATGTCGCGAACTAATCAAGAATCGTGTTTTTCTAACAATACATTCGCCTCACTGCTCACAGCTTGACTCCACCGATGAACAAGAAGACAGCCTATACAATGCATCTTCATCAACATCATCACATAAACCTCAGTATGCAGAAGAAAGCACCACTGGTCAAGGCTTCATTGCACTAGAGATACCTTGCAAGGACAGCTTGTTCGAGAAGCTAATGACTGAAAACCAAAGATCAAGCTCTGATGAATCTCCAACCGAAGAGGAGAGCAAGTCTTTCCAACTGGGAAAGCAGCTGTCTTGGAACTGGAGCACCGGGGCAGGCCCTCGGATTGGCTGCGTAAGAGACTACCCTTGGCGCCTCCAAGAACGCGCCTTGGAAGACGTAAAGCTCTCTCCACGAAGCATCCAACGCCTGAGTTCAGACTCCCCGTTTCCATCTGAATCGCAACGAGCAGACTGCATTCTCTCTTGCAGGACTAGTGCTCATTCAAAAACACAGTCCTCACCACTGCATTCACTTTGCTAGTTATAGAAGGGATAGTGCACTAGTGTTGATTCTTTGATTTAAGccatgatattttttttcataattttggtAAATCATGTACATAAATTTTGTTCTTCAAATCTAATATAGAAACACTAGAAGAAGGATGTAGGTTGTATATATGTAGATATATTTTGACAATGTAACTAATCATAGGAAAATGTGATTCTTTCTCCAATTGCATCCCATTCTACCTCTATCCGTTGCAAAATTTTAAGGCATCATGTGATAAGTATAACTTTTGAGACCATTGTCGAGATTTATTTCATCAGTACATGTCATGTGTATATTTACGACGGACTCGTGGGACCGGCTTCCAAGTCAGCCGTTCATCATAAATTTGGACAAGCTGTAGGGATAACTACTACCACCAAATTTCCAGCAGTTTGTGTTAAGTTGGCTCCTTTTGctttagtatttttttcttcaaagtCAACTCTTCGTGTTTGACAAATGTTGTGTGAATTAGAGTTTCTGTCATTTTTTAATCGTTCATATAATTTCTAGACAATGTCCTAGTATAATCTCACAAAATTTCAAGAAAGTGGTGCGTTTCTTGCAACAATATTATAAAgagtttaataataaaaaaagtataaATACGGAAAACACACGCTTTTAGGAAGAAGTAGTACCGGTTGAAGAAGGGTTCCAAACCATGGTTTATCTCAATCACTTCAAAGAAAATTATTTCATCAAATAATATGCATTAAAGAATTGTTTTGTTTCAGGATTTACAGTCACAAATTTGGGAGTGTGTGGCAtgttcaaaatttcaaattaggTGTCAATTTCAATATATATCGTACCAATCATTTTAAATACCAATCCATATTTTTCATCCTCAATTAATAGAAAAGCTTCTAAAATGGAAAGCAAAAGACCAAGTCAATCTGGTACACACATACACATTCTTTGTATAAATAGCAAAAACAAGATGGATGAGtcatagaaaaaataaaaaataaaaaatcgaaaaattgAAAGAGATAAAAATTGATTAGCTGGTCAATTTTTTGTCTGAATCAAGGGAAATGAGGAGCAAGAATTAATGCAGGCTTATCCATCAAGATTCTCATTTCTCATACCAAAgtaataattaagaaaaatgttttggagacataatgtctaagacataatgaggttaaagtagtcattttagattgttttatatttttatttaaataaatgttttgtaCATATACCATACTACCCTTGTGcatataaaaacatttttttatatttaagaaTTACTTGCTTAGGAAagttgtgtgtatttatatGGATGGCTTGATTTAAGCAAATTATATTCAAATTGTATGAAGTGTATTAAATACTCCAATGATGCTAAGTcacgatttttaaaaaaatataattttaaataatgaatttaaactttatttaaataatacattataaaattatattttttaaattctaaacTTATAGGTACTAAATAGATTTAACACTCaatcttaattttatcattacaaaacattattgaatctataatttatatgtataaaattaataaatcaatttaattgcttgagttcttagagcatcaaaattaagatttgaaatttatacatgttttaatttattaatggacaaaatgttagggaacaacaatttaaatttgtatactAGAATTAAATTGTTAGATAgtgtcaaaataatttaattaagtaataattTCTATAGCTAAAATAATTTAGCTATAGAAATTTAATAGTCATATTTCACaattaaaaattttcatttttcatgcaCAACCCTTTCTTTCATGAGATCATAAcaagtaaaaaattaagtatctatacatacatctatttactactagtattttaaaatttagaattttaaacattattaataacaaaaaaaaaatttggacgtgaatgactattactatttcgttggacgataacactaagaaactaagtatatatgcatgtagtcatttttatgattcagaatttaaataataatttaatactaataaaataatttgatgagaatgactattactatttcgttatACTAGTCTTTTACAATATAGAACTTTAACGATTATTTAATAACAAAATACTTGGATGCGAATGAATATTCCTATTTCGCTGGgtaataacactaagaaatttaGTATATATACACATGTAGTCGTTTTATgacttcaaattttaataattactaataaaataatttgatgcaaaTGACTATTATCATTTCACTAGATGATAACaagtagaaattaagtatataacatattaagtatgtatatgcatgtaatCATTTTTACGAttcagaattttaataattatttaatactaataaaataatttgatgagaatgactattactatttcgatGGATAATAACAATTAGAAATTAAGTGCATATACacatgtaattatttttatgacttagaattttaataattatttaatactaataaaataatttgatgcgaatgacgattactatttcgttggacgataacactaagaaattaagtatgtatatgcatgtagtcattttaatgacttagaattttaaaaattatttaatattactaataaaataatttgatgagaatgacgattactatttcgttggacgataacactaacaaattaagtatgcatatgcatgtagtcatttttatgacttagaattttaacaattatttaatattactaataaaataatttgatgagaatgactattactatttcattggacgataacactaagaaactaagtatgtatatgcatgtagtcatttttatgacttagaattttaacaattatttaatactaataaaataatttgatgcaaaTGACTATTATTACTATTTAgttggacgataacactaagaaattgagtatctatatgcatgtactcatttttatgactttaaattttaataattatttaatactactaataacatAATTTGATGTGAGTACTATTACCgtttcgttggatgataacacttagaaattaagtatatatatacatgtagcgTTTTTATgacttataattttaataattttttaatactaataaataattttttaaaaaatacaagaatttttaatttttgaaacgtTATAAAGTTAATTTTCTAAGCATAATTTTATAGAGTCGAAGTCTAACTAGTAGTTgtcaatcaaaatataaaaaatattacatgTGATAAAAGCTAAgaaaattaatacaaaaatacaaaagatAACACAAACAAATGATTCATCATAataactactactattatttaatcatacaattcaaatttgaataagaaatttaacaaaaaaaaaataataaaaccggcTGTGAAAgtataacataaaaaaagaaaataactcataattaaattatcaactgattagataaaaatttatttgtaaaaataataatatatgaagttatcaaattattttattattaaatagtaataatttagtatgtattttgataattaatactatagcaactaatttataatctaaattcatgatttttaaataaataatatagtataaaattaacatgaaaaaatgatatgtaaacatataaaaagtttCGAGGTTTATCTCTAATCATATCAATAAATATGCATTTAGATaaagatatttaatttgatttaatattcctTAAATAGATTTGTATCCATTTAATATGATATTGGGTAAACTagtcataataaaaaatatatctatGTCAAAATGCCATAAGGGTATTATGGCttggagacattatgtctccaaaTCACTACCcaataattaattactttaaTTAAGAAATTCACTTCGTAAAGGAAAACAGTATTCACTTAATGTTACTatactactccattttttaCATCAAGAAGATGCAGTCTGTAAAAGTTCTACATGAGCTGTGATGCCATGATAATCCAAACATAAGACGTGCAAAAATACGGATATaaacataaaattattaatactaTTCAAGAAGTAGTACTCCTTCCGTACCAGataatttgtcacatttttccatttcggtctgtcccacataatttatcctatttcattttttaccatttttggtagtggacctcatattacactaactcattaatactcacattttattataaaattgatataatATAAGAGTATGACACAcaattccactaactttttgtaactcatttttcattacatttcttaaaattcgtgcccagtcaaaatgaaaagaattatctgggacggagggagtagtacttagTTTGTTACCAAAAAATGCATGCTACTACTTAGTTTGTTACCAAATGCTAAGGCAAGAAAAATGCCCAAAATTTATGGCTGTGACTGTGATCTGTGAATGTTTTAAAGTTTACTTAAATCGCACCACATTTGTAtactaagtatattttttaaaggGAAAAAACTATAATTAACGTATATCCTACATTCTAGGTCGTTTAACAACAATATCCCAAACTTTGAAATAACATTGATAATCACAATAAAATTCACACTGGGTATTTTTTGTTGGCATTAAGATGGTCTTTATATTATTTTGTGATTAACAATAGTTCATGATATAACCTGTAATTTAtcttaagaaaaattatgataactagttactactaatatattttaattaatacaaAAGTTAATTAACGTTAGAAAAATGCCTGGTTGTATTGTCACTTAAATCCATATGCAACGACAGTAGCAAGTACAGACACAAAATCGAATATATACTACTCCCATCAAGATCTGCAATCATAACGTATTCTACGTAATAATTTAAGTTCATGAATGTCTAATTCTCATGATTATTGCTAAGGGTTTTTCacgaacaatttttttttataattaacaTTAGAAAGGCTTATTTTACTTGGAATGTATTACAAAAAAATTGCATGATTGCTCCATGCCTTTTTATATGATTGCATTACATCCCAATCATTCATCCATTTTCTTGAGTATAGTTTCCATTTACTCTTTATGTTCATATGCTATATCTCTCTAAAGGAATGGCCATGTGAATCATGTTTTCTTGTGTATATTCATGAATCTGCATCATCCTTTTGGTTAAGGTTAAGTGAAAatcagtttgatgtgaattAAATCAGCTCAATGAATCTTAGGTTTGTGAGGACAAATCTATGAAAGGAGATTGAATTCAAATATGGAATATAAATAGACTTTTTCTATACAAAAAGATTATGGATATGCATGCatgttagaaaaaaaaaaagagatcaTGTAGTACTACAATTTCACATGAAAAAGAGTTATGGCAGTTGACAGGCCATTAATAAACAAAATCAATTTTCCAATTCaccaaatgaaattttaaaaacttaGTAATAGTTAATTCACAGTCATTCAAGAAAATTGATAGCTAGTAAAGAAAATCACTTTACCAAATGCAATGCAATTGTTTCAACACCTTATCGATTTTCCTTGAGAATGTGGTGTAGATTGGACACAAGAGAAATGTGGTATAGTAATTATAGCATTAATGATAacaatttgaaaatattattccCATAGGGTGCATAATAATTATTGCTAGGGTACAGCCACAAAAACCCCCAGCAAATTGTATCTAATTTTATTAACATTtctaatttttgtaaataattcaCCCCACAAAAAATGGCCTAATACGATTTGTGGCTTCAAATGAATCaaatatatttcatttataCTTGTATGATGGATGTAGCTATACAGAGTTATCTAATAATTGAAACCCCACGAATATTTGATTGGCCCATGCCCATCTCAATTTCTTTATtccttccttttttttccttataaatgcttaaacttttttttttctgcatTTTGAAGGgtacaatttaattagtaaaccCCTCAAGGAGGGTTAAAAAAAAGGCATTTCCCCCCTCAATTCCACCCAAACCAAGATTAAATATTGGTAAATAATTCAAGAGCTTCCttgttattaaaataaaatattgaaatcaACTAAAACTTTTTCTAAAAGATGATTGATAGTAATTTTCCTTTTACACACATAAATTGTCGTAACTCAAAACTCTGAATTAATGAAAAACCGTTTTACCAACTAAGATGTCGTTATTTGTCAACCAAGCCAAATGGACTTGGTCCTATTCTATGACCATTCACTTTATAAGTAAAAAATAAGGAATATATGTaaattatatatgaatatatgtaTATGAGTTATGGAAGAAAGTGGTAGCCAGAAAAAAAGGCAGTGTGATAGGATTTGTCCAAAGGCAAACAAACAAAACCTCAAAATTCTCCTAAAATCTAAAAAGTGGAGCCTGTTCCCCACGAACCACTCCTTCCctaatcaaaaaaataaaatatataaataaacccTTTTgttaaaaagaataataatttaGTTACTGCATTGGATCCTCTTCTATATTCTGTTATTATTCCAGACCTTTTACCCTAAAACATTTCAAATGCTTGACATTTCTCAAGTGCATTACTGAAGAATTATTGTCCCTTACTGCAATGGGCCCTCTAGTTGATTAAGTACAAAGTGTTACatgttcaaaatcaaaatgcatttcttttaaaagtatGTAAGACCCA from Salvia splendens isolate huo1 chromosome 9, SspV2, whole genome shotgun sequence includes:
- the LOC121749694 gene encoding IQ domain-containing protein IQM2-like, which produces MDVCRSIPPTVTCDLANSFQSIPSNLINNDKINKPNNHQHIQVECDDSKCMFDEDDDMVSPMAGSLMGRIPHSPKHEAAIKLQKVYKSFRTRRKLADCAVLIEQRWWKLLDFAELKHSSVSFFDIDRRETAISRWSRARTRAAKVGKGLSKNGKAQKLALQHWLEAIDPRHRYGHNLHIYYVKWLNSQSKEPFFYWLDIGEGKDINLVEKCPRSKLHQQCIKYLGMMERKAYEVVIEGGRLLYKQTWEPLDTTRVSKWIFVLSTSRTLYVGKKRKGTFQHSSFLAGGATLAAGRIVAKNGFLKAVWPHSGHYKPTPENFQNFISFLRENNVDLSDVKLDSTDEQEDSLYNASSSTSSHKPQYAEESTTGQGFIALEIPCKDSLFEKLMTENQRSSSDESPTEEESKSFQLGKQLSWNWSTGAGPRIGCVRDYPWRLQERALEDVKLSPRSIQRLSSDSPFPSESQRADCILSCRTSAHSKTQSSPLHSLC